From the genome of Bubalus bubalis isolate 160015118507 breed Murrah chromosome 2, NDDB_SH_1, whole genome shotgun sequence, one region includes:
- the LOC112587924 gene encoding histone H2B type 1-C/E/F/G/I has protein sequence MPEPAKSAPAPKKGSKKAVTKAQKKDGKKRKRSRKESYSVYVYKVLKQVHPDTGISSKAMGIMNSFVNDIFERIAGEASRLAHYNKRSTITSREIQTAVRLLLPGELAKHAVSEGTKAVTKYTSSK, from the coding sequence ATGCCTGAGCCAGCCAAGTCGGCTCCGGCCCCGAAGAAGGGCTCCAAGAAGGCGGTGACCAAGGCGCAGAAGAAGGACGGCAAGAAGCGCAAGCGCAGCCGCAAGGAGAGCTACTCCGTGTACgtgtacaaggtgctgaagcagGTCCACCCGGACACCGGTATCTCGTCCAAGGCCATGGGCATCATGAATTCGTTCGTGAACGATATTTTCGAGCGCATCGCGGGCGAGGCGTCGCGCCTGGCTCACTACAACAAGCGCTCGACcatcacatccagggagatccagacgGCCGTGCGCCTGCTGCTGCCCGGAGAACTGGCCAAGCACGCCGTGTCTGAGGGCACCAAGGCcgtcaccaagtataccagctccaagtgA
- the LOC102410332 gene encoding histone H2A type 1 isoform X1 yields the protein MSGRGKQGGKARAKAKTRSSRAGLQFPVGRVHRLLRKGNYAERVGAGAPVYLAAVLEYLTAEILELAGNAARDNKKTRIIPRHLQLAIRNDEELNKLLGKVTIAQGGVLPNIQAVLLPKKTESHHKAKGKWVRKKLSNWAIDCCEARTSTTISSCNRETGDII from the exons ATGTCTGGACGTGGTAAGCAGGGCGGCAAAGCTCGCGCCAAGGCCAAGACCCGCTCTTCGCGGGCCGGGCTCCAATTCCCCGTGGGCCGAGTGCACCGGTTGCTCCGCAAAGGCAACTACGCCGAGCGGGTCGGGGCCGGGGCCCCGGTGTACCTGGCGGCGGTACTGGAATACCTGACAGCCGAGATCCTGGAGCTGGCGGGCAACGCGGCCCGGGACAACAAGAAGACGCGCATCATCCCGCGTCACCTGCAGCTGGCCATCCGCAACGACGAGGAGCTCAACAAGCTGCTGGGCAAAGTCACCATCGCTCAGGGTGGTGTCCTGCCCAACATCCAGGCGGTGCTGCTGCCCAAGAAGACCGAGAGCCACCACAAGGCCAAGGGCAA GTGGGTCCGAAAGAAGCTGAGTAATTGGGCAATTGACTGCTGTGAAGCTCGAACCTCGACCACTATTTCTTCCTGCAACAGGGAGACAGGAGACATTATCTGA
- the LOC102410332 gene encoding histone H2A type 1 isoform X2, with amino-acid sequence MSGRGKQGGKARAKAKTRSSRAGLQFPVGRVHRLLRKGNYAERVGAGAPVYLAAVLEYLTAEILELAGNAARDNKKTRIIPRHLQLAIRNDEELNKLLGKVTIAQGGVLPNIQAVLLPKKTESHHKAKGKRLLHRRRGCRLSRSGFRHGEGRTC; translated from the exons ATGTCTGGACGTGGTAAGCAGGGCGGCAAAGCTCGCGCCAAGGCCAAGACCCGCTCTTCGCGGGCCGGGCTCCAATTCCCCGTGGGCCGAGTGCACCGGTTGCTCCGCAAAGGCAACTACGCCGAGCGGGTCGGGGCCGGGGCCCCGGTGTACCTGGCGGCGGTACTGGAATACCTGACAGCCGAGATCCTGGAGCTGGCGGGCAACGCGGCCCGGGACAACAAGAAGACGCGCATCATCCCGCGTCACCTGCAGCTGGCCATCCGCAACGACGAGGAGCTCAACAAGCTGCTGGGCAAAGTCACCATCGCTCAGGGTGGTGTCCTGCCCAACATCCAGGCGGTGCTGCTGCCCAAGAAGACCGAGAGCCACCACAAGGCCAAGGGCAA GAGACTTCTCCACCGGCGCCGGGGCTGCCGTCTCAGCAGGAGCGGTTTCCGACATGGCGAAGGGAGAACCTGCTAG
- the LOC102410987 gene encoding histone H4, which yields MSGRGKGGKGLGKGGAKRHRKVLRDNIQGITKPAIRRLARRGGVKRISGLIYEETRGVLKVFLENVIRDAVTYTEHAKRKTVTAMDVVYALKRQGRTLYGFGG from the coding sequence ATGTCTGGTCGTGGCAAGGGCGGTAAGGGCCTTGGGAAAGGGGGTGCTAAGCGCCACCGCAAGGTTCTTCGTGACAACATCCAGGGCATCACCAAACCCGCCATTCGTCGTCTGGCTCGTCGTGGTGGCGTGAAGCGGATCTCCGGTCTCATCTATGAGGAGACTCGTGGGGTGCTGAAGGTGTTCCTGGAAAATGTGATTCGGGACGCGGTTACATACACCGAGCACGCCAAGCGCAAAACTGTTACCGCCATGGATGTGGTGTACGCGCTCAAGCGCCAGGGACGTACCCTTTACGGCTTCGGCGGTTAA